One genomic region from Nostoc sphaeroides encodes:
- a CDS encoding calcium-binding protein, which yields MTTTEIKALVESGVAIATVQAGAVFNNDPTFSSLFGDITGIGLDGAFAGTASNKMQVVASFKVAANKTFSFDFSTNLALTAKEIENSATEYNQGKGKIGFLVLDTTNPYKPKVLDYFGVQGKLISSENIADFKYSRSRSVIIKSRSQTTDIDGDNGEDSLKIKSIGSYQKTFHDNTNITIVEMNASNITFLGDTLINNLGRDVIYGSIWKDNLRGSNSEDKIYGSLGDDKLDGNKGDDILEGGEGNDTLIGGQGNDSLNGGSDDDVLIGGAGNDVLVGGDGYDKFVFNFNNSLLAGKLGGVQDLLVGIGINLRLDNVFNVSDKFLISDFDVIQDFKIGIDKIEFRGLHDINPDTWLDDMFSQGNITDTKNGLILNFNAEDAQVNLLLSGVKSNQFSSDSIILS from the coding sequence TTGACTACCACTGAGATAAAGGCGTTGGTTGAAAGTGGCGTTGCTATTGCTACGGTTCAAGCTGGAGCTGTTTTTAACAATGACCCGACTTTTTCTTCGCTCTTTGGTGACATTACTGGTATTGGATTAGATGGTGCTTTCGCAGGAACTGCCAGTAATAAAATGCAAGTGGTTGCTAGTTTTAAAGTTGCTGCTAATAAAACCTTTTCTTTCGATTTCTCCACCAACTTAGCACTAACAGCTAAAGAAATTGAAAATTCTGCTACTGAATATAACCAGGGTAAGGGGAAAATTGGTTTCTTGGTACTAGATACCACAAATCCTTATAAACCTAAGGTATTAGATTATTTCGGTGTCCAAGGTAAGTTAATTTCCTCTGAGAATATTGCTGATTTTAAATATAGTAGGAGTCGTAGCGTTATTATTAAGAGTCGCTCGCAAACTACTGATATTGACGGCGATAATGGTGAGGACTCTCTCAAAATAAAGTCCATTGGTAGTTATCAAAAGACCTTTCATGATAACACCAACATAACAATAGTAGAAATGAATGCCAGTAATATTACTTTTCTAGGAGATACTTTAATCAACAATTTAGGTAGAGATGTTATTTATGGCAGCATCTGGAAAGATAATCTTAGAGGAAGTAACAGTGAAGACAAAATTTATGGCAGCTTAGGAGATGACAAACTGGATGGAAACAAAGGCGATGATATCCTCGAAGGCGGTGAAGGGAATGATACCCTAATTGGAGGCCAAGGCAATGATAGCCTAAATGGGGGTTCGGATGATGACGTTCTGATTGGTGGTGCTGGGAATGATGTTTTAGTTGGTGGCGACGGCTATGACAAATTTGTTTTCAACTTTAACAATAGCTTGTTGGCAGGTAAGCTTGGTGGAGTCCAAGATTTACTAGTTGGTATTGGTATCAATCTCCGTCTCGATAACGTTTTCAACGTTAGCGATAAATTTTTGATAAGTGACTTTGATGTTATTCAAGATTTTAAAATTGGTATTGATAAGATTGAATTTAGGGGTTTGCATGATATTAACCCTGACACTTGGTTAGATGACATGTTTTCTCAAGGAAATATAACCGATACTAAAAATGGCCTCATTTTGAATTTTAATGCTGAAGACGCTCAAGTAAATTTATTGCTATCAGGTGTAAAATCTAACCAGTTTAGCTCTGATTCGATCATACTTTCTTAG
- a CDS encoding calcium-binding protein codes for MAILQGTSSDDTLNGGSGNDSLNGGLGDDLLFGNAGNDTLRGNQGSDVIFGGDGNDNLIGGTNGSPDAPEGFFEDFLVGGTGSDTLNGFGGGTGTSFERDILVGGGAVDNQGKVTDISGDGVKDAFVLGDTKAPYYTAAGENDYAIILGFEKGIDKLQVSPSVTYRLQTGSVITELDTIIFAQVPSGDDLIAIVGDVDLTTK; via the coding sequence ATGGCAATATTACAAGGAACTAGCAGCGATGATACCCTCAATGGAGGTAGCGGTAACGATAGCCTTAATGGAGGTCTTGGTGATGACTTGCTTTTTGGGAATGCTGGCAATGACACCCTCAGAGGAAATCAGGGTAGTGACGTAATATTTGGAGGCGATGGTAATGATAATCTGATTGGAGGTACTAACGGATCTCCAGATGCTCCTGAAGGATTCTTTGAAGACTTTCTCGTAGGGGGTACTGGTAGTGACACTCTGAATGGATTTGGCGGTGGTACAGGAACATCATTTGAGAGAGATATCTTAGTTGGTGGCGGTGCGGTTGACAATCAGGGTAAGGTCACAGATATTTCTGGCGATGGCGTGAAAGATGCATTTGTGCTTGGGGATACGAAAGCCCCTTATTATACAGCTGCTGGCGAGAACGACTATGCTATTATTCTGGGCTTTGAAAAGGGTATTGATAAGTTGCAAGTTAGTCCATCTGTAACTTATCGACTTCAAACAGGCTCTGTGATAACTGAGCTTGATACTATAATTTTCGCCCAAGTTCCTAGCGGTGATGATCTAATTGCGATTGTAGGAGACGTTGACCTGACTACTAAATAG
- a CDS encoding calcium-binding protein: MAILQGTDADDTLNGGSGNDSINGGLRNDLLFGNPGNDTLNGGNGSDVIFGGDGNDRLIGGFSGDPSAGKGFFEDVLVGGAGSDTLDGFGRGLRPRLFERDELIGGGEVDNKGEVTTIAGDGVKDLFVLGDAQGSYYTDAGVSDYALILGFEKGIDQLALSTTVNYKLQTGSVITELDTIIFAQLPGGDELIAIVTNVDLTTK; this comes from the coding sequence ATGGCAATTTTACAAGGAACTGACGCCGATGATACCCTCAATGGGGGTAGCGGTAACGATAGCATTAATGGAGGTCTTCGTAATGACTTACTTTTTGGAAATCCTGGCAATGACACCCTCAATGGAGGTAACGGTAGTGATGTAATATTTGGAGGCGATGGTAATGATCGTCTGATTGGAGGTTTTAGCGGAGATCCATCTGCTGGTAAAGGATTCTTTGAGGACGTTCTCGTAGGAGGTGCTGGTAGCGACACTCTGGACGGATTTGGCAGAGGTCTTAGACCAAGATTATTTGAGAGAGATGAGTTAATAGGTGGCGGTGAGGTTGACAATAAGGGTGAGGTCACAACTATTGCTGGCGATGGCGTGAAAGATTTATTTGTGCTTGGGGATGCGCAAGGCTCTTATTATACAGATGCTGGCGTCAGTGACTATGCTCTTATTTTGGGCTTTGAGAAGGGTATTGATCAGTTAGCACTTAGTACAACTGTGAATTATAAACTTCAAACAGGCTCTGTGATAACTGAGCTTGATACTATAATTTTCGCCCAACTTCCTGGCGGTGATGAGCTAATTGCGATTGTAACAAATGTTGACCTGACGACTAAATAG
- a CDS encoding calcium-binding protein produces the protein MAIVEINDSNNIEGNNADRIANLFNRSNDILTGRNRNNNTSGGGSSFLQGTRGNDLLSVPEGNTNTRSYTILGISGNDTLTGGGGNDNINAGFGGSSLLNGGDGNDKLFGSLGDDTLNGGSGNDLLSGSAGDDLLNGDSGNDSLNGSLGNDILNGGLGNDNLSASEGDDFLFGDAGNDSLDGSAGSDIIFGGGGNDILTGGPSGNPDAPEGFFDDVLVGGAGSDTLKGFGARTGSGGDGTAKLFERDVLVGGGAVNQNGNITDSSGDGVKDVFLLADADGPFYTGSGNKDFAIIQGFEKGIDEYRLLSPGLNFRFGTRPNPNGGGLDTYVFAELPTGSDLIAIFTNVDLIG, from the coding sequence ATGGCAATTGTAGAAATAAATGACAGCAACAATATAGAAGGCAATAATGCTGATAGAATAGCGAATCTTTTTAATCGTAGCAACGATATATTGACCGGGAGAAATCGTAATAACAATACATCTGGAGGTGGGAGTAGTTTTTTACAAGGAACTAGGGGCAACGATCTATTAAGTGTCCCAGAAGGAAACACTAATACTAGGAGTTACACGATTCTTGGTATTAGTGGTAACGATACTTTGACTGGGGGAGGCGGTAATGACAATATAAATGCAGGTTTCGGTGGTAGTTCCCTATTGAATGGAGGAGATGGGAATGACAAATTGTTTGGCAGCCTTGGTGACGATACCCTGAATGGGGGTAGCGGTAATGATCTGCTGAGTGGAAGTGCTGGTGATGACTTGCTAAATGGGGATAGTGGCAATGATTCGCTCAATGGAAGTCTCGGCAATGACATCCTTAATGGGGGACTTGGAAATGATAATCTCTCAGCAAGTGAAGGGGATGACTTTCTTTTTGGGGATGCTGGCAATGACAGCCTCGATGGAAGTGCGGGTAGTGACATAATATTTGGGGGCGGTGGTAATGATATTCTCACTGGAGGCCCTAGCGGAAATCCTGATGCTCCTGAAGGATTCTTTGATGACGTTCTCGTAGGGGGTGCTGGTAGTGACACCCTGAAGGGATTTGGCGCTCGTACAGGATCAGGTGGTGATGGTACAGCAAAATTATTTGAGAGAGATGTGTTAGTAGGTGGTGGTGCGGTTAACCAAAACGGCAATATTACAGATTCTTCTGGCGATGGCGTGAAAGACGTATTTTTGCTTGCAGATGCCGATGGCCCTTTTTATACAGGATCTGGCAATAAGGACTTTGCTATTATTCAAGGCTTTGAGAAGGGTATTGATGAGTATAGACTACTTTCACCTGGTTTAAATTTTAGATTTGGAACTCGACCGAATCCGAATGGCGGTGGTCTTGACACGTATGTTTTTGCCGAACTTCCTACTGGTTCTGACCTAATTGCGATTTTTACAAATGTTGACCTGATTGGCTAG